ACTGGAGCGGGGCCAAGATCGCCTTGTCAGTAAAGGCCAACGTGGAATCTGGCGCAGTCCTTTGGAGCCAGGGCAGTTCTACGAGTACAGCCATTCAAAGGCTTACGAGGTGGAGAAAGTCTCAACCCAAGAGAAGATCGTTCACTACACAGCCAGTCAGGGGCAACGCTCTGACAGTAGTGAGGAACGTGAAATCATGGTTCGTACATCCGATGGTTTTACCTTCCCCGTTGATGTTCGAATCGCCTATGTGATCGAACCGCGTAACGCGCCATTGCTGGTTGCATCCGTAGGCGACGACCAAGAGGGGCTGAGACGCGTGATGAATTCCAAGGTCCGTTCGATCTTTCGCAACAACGCTGAAGATGTGAAGGCACTGAGTTACGTCCAACAACGTTCCGAACAAGAGTCGCAATCCCGCGATGCCCTCCAGGAAGAATTATCCAAAATTGGTGTTACGATTACCGATGTGGCTATTGGCGACGTTGGCGATGAGAAGACTCTTGGCCAACTCTTAAAAACACAGACGGACCGAGAAATCGCTCTTCAGGAGCAGGAAACCTTTCGAGAACAGCAGCGGGCTGCCGAGCAAGAGAAAGAGCTAACCCGTACGAAGCAAGAAGCCCAAGAAGAAATGCGTTTGGCCACTGCGAAATATGAAGTCCAAATTGCCGAGCAAGACAAGGAAAAGCAAATCATCGCCGCGGGGGCGGAGGCGGAAGCCGTGAAGATCAAGGCCGAAGCTCAAGCCGCTGCTTACAAGCAAATCGCTGAGCAAATCGGCAGCGGCAACGCGGCAATGATCGAACTGCTAAAGATCATAGGTGAGCGGAACATCTCGATCACGCCTCGCGTGATGGTCGTCGGCGAAGCCAACGGCAAGAGCGGCGACGCCCAAACCACGGCTCTGATTGGCACGATGCTCGACACAATGGTGAGCGAAGCTCCGAAGCCCAAAGCAGGCAGATGATTTTTTGTCAACGAATTGCGCGAATCACACGAATCGGTCTCGTGGTGTCCGAGCGACGTGTCCATCGGTGGCAATAAATCATACTTGAATTTTCTGCACGCTTCTTGCCATACTTCGCAGGCTTGTGTTGAGAAGACTCAGGCCTGGAGGACCTAGCTACTCTTTGAGCGTCACCAACTCATCCGCAGGACTCCGCACAGCGATCAGCCCGCGGAAGTGGAACTCTTGCTGGACCTTGTTGTTGTGCAACTGGAGGCCCAGGGGGCAGATTCTCAGGCGGCTGGGCTCTTCGGTGTAGTCGCAGACCAGTTGTCCGTTGCTGACGATGCGAATGCGATTTCCATTGACCAACATTTCCAGCTGGTTCCACTCGCCGAGCTTCTCATAAGGAGCTACATGAATCGGGTCCTTCTGTCCTGGTGGGGCAATGCGTCCTCGTCCGCCTGCATCGTAGATTCCCCAATCTTGGCAGAACATCAGCAGAGGCCCGTGAAAGCCAAACTTATTTCGCGGTGTCGATATCCTCTTTCCAAGTGCCGCGACTGCTGAGTGCATGATGTGGAAATCCTTACCCACCGATTGCTTAACTTCGAGCAGAAGTCGGAAGTTGCGAAATGAATCTTTCGTAAACAAGTAGGTACTCATCGGCACAACAACTCCTGGCGGATTGTGCGCCCTGATCGCACCGTCGTTAACGGAAAACAGCTCGAAGTTCCCCTCCCACCCGTCAAGATTCTTGCCGTTAAACAACGAGATCGCTTCTTCGCCCGCGGGAAGTTTCACCGACGCTGCCCAGTCGGCGGTCTCCTTCGCTTCGGTCAGGCAACTGAGGGATGCCGCAAAAAATAAAGAAACGAACGACGCGCGAAAGAACATGGCGAAGATTTCCGGTGGGGGGAGAGATCGAAAGATTAGGCCGCGAAACGAGTCCTAATCATTGCCGAACTCAATCCCCTGAGCAAGCGGCAAGGCCGAGCCGTAGTTGATCGTCGCCGTTGACCGTCGCATGTACTGCTTCCAGGAGTCGGAACCGCTCTCACGGCCGCCGCCGGTGTCTTTCTCGCCGCCGAACGCACCGCCAATTTCGGCACCGCTCGTGCCGATGTTCACACCGACCAGACCGCAGTCGCTGCCTGTGGCACTGATGAAGCGGTGTGCTTCGCGCACGTCTCCGGTGAAGATTGAGGAGGAAAGTCCCTGTGGCACCGCGTTGTGCATTTCGATTGCTTCATCGAGTGAATCGTAGTCAATCAAGTAAGTCAGAGGAGCGAAGGTTTCCTCGAGCATGATTTCGGTTTGCTTGGGCATCAGCATCAGAGCCGGCTCGACGTAAGTTCCGCCTGCGGGAACGCCCTCGGTACGCGGTTCACCTCCGCAGATCAGCTTGCCACCCTGCCCTTTCGCAGCTTCGATGCTCGCCTGCATTTTTTCGAGCGCTGCCGCACTGACCAGTGGCCCGACGAGCGTTCCCTCGTCACGTGGGTCTCCAATGGGGAGCGACGCGTAGGCGGACTGCAAGCGATCGCTGAGCTTGTCGACTAGATCGCGATGGACGATCAGCCGCCGCAGACTCGTACAACGCTGCCCGCACGTTCCGACTGCGGCAAACACGATCGCGCGGACCGCCAGTTCCAAATCCGCCGACGGGGCAACGATCATCGCATTGTTGCCGCCCAATTCTAAGAGGCTGCGGCCAAGCCGCGCGCCGACGACCTCCGCCACGGTACGGCCCATCCGTGTGGAGCCAGTTGCGGAGATCAGCGGAAGCCTCGAATCAGCAGCCAGTGCTTTGCCAATTTCCGCATCGCCGATGACGACGCTTGAAAGTGCATCGGGTGCCCCGTCAAAGTTCTCTGCCACACGTCGGACCATTTCATGGCAAGCCAGTGCGGTGAGCGGCGTCTGTTCCGAAGGTTTCCAAACCACGGTGTCGCCGCAGACGAGCGCGATCATCGTGTTCCACGCCCAGACGGCAGCCGGAAAGTTGAACGCAGAAATTACACCGATCGGGCCCAACGGTTGGTACTGTTCGATGAGGTGATGCTCGGGCCGTTCACTGGCAATCGTGTTGCCGTAGAGTTGGCGAGAGAGTCCCACGGCAAATTCGCAAACATCGACCCACTCCTGGATTTCGCCCTCAGCCTCCGGCATGATCTTGCCTGCCTCCAGGCAAACCAACTCAGCGAGTTCGGTTTTGTGTTGACGAACCAAGTCGCCAACCTGACGAACTAGCTCACCGCGTCGCGGAGCCGGGACGCTTCGCCAAACGCGGAACGACTCTTGGGCCGCGGCAATAGCGCTATCGAGCTGATCGGAGGAACTGCTCGAAACGGGCAAGGTCGGTTTACCGTCAATCGGAGAGTTGGGATGTAGCAACTCCCCTGAGCCCGCAGTCGCCCTGCCGCCGATCACGCAACCTGGAGCGGCA
The genomic region above belongs to Lacipirellulaceae bacterium and contains:
- a CDS encoding SPFH domain-containing protein, translated to MVSSTILFIGIVLAGLLVAGAFQAKNRSVRAIGIGAAFVVLMLSFVLASFRHVGEDSIGVVSKSIGLKSLPPGQIIATDGEKGPQAEILPPGWQPWYWPFIYDIEMYPVVEIEQGQVGMLTASDGKPLPPGMTYAPEWSPETRKQMLTDARYFLTEGGGHKGPQTSVLKPGLHRFNPKLFKMEPAPLLTIGKTEVGVVKSNVGDAVTDRDPELERGQDRLVSKGQRGIWRSPLEPGQFYEYSHSKAYEVEKVSTQEKIVHYTASQGQRSDSSEEREIMVRTSDGFTFPVDVRIAYVIEPRNAPLLVASVGDDQEGLRRVMNSKVRSIFRNNAEDVKALSYVQQRSEQESQSRDALQEELSKIGVTITDVAIGDVGDEKTLGQLLKTQTDREIALQEQETFREQQRAAEQEKELTRTKQEAQEEMRLATAKYEVQIAEQDKEKQIIAAGAEAEAVKIKAEAQAAAYKQIAEQIGSGNAAMIELLKIIGERNISITPRVMVVGEANGKSGDAQTTALIGTMLDTMVSEAPKPKAGR
- a CDS encoding aldehyde dehydrogenase family protein yields the protein MNVTSKLLPDLIADAAPGCVIGGRATAGSGELLHPNSPIDGKPTLPVSSSSSDQLDSAIAAAQESFRVWRSVPAPRRGELVRQVGDLVRQHKTELAELVCLEAGKIMPEAEGEIQEWVDVCEFAVGLSRQLYGNTIASERPEHHLIEQYQPLGPIGVISAFNFPAAVWAWNTMIALVCGDTVVWKPSEQTPLTALACHEMVRRVAENFDGAPDALSSVVIGDAEIGKALAADSRLPLISATGSTRMGRTVAEVVGARLGRSLLELGGNNAMIVAPSADLELAVRAIVFAAVGTCGQRCTSLRRLIVHRDLVDKLSDRLQSAYASLPIGDPRDEGTLVGPLVSAAALEKMQASIEAAKGQGGKLICGGEPRTEGVPAGGTYVEPALMLMPKQTEIMLEETFAPLTYLIDYDSLDEAIEMHNAVPQGLSSSIFTGDVREAHRFISATGSDCGLVGVNIGTSGAEIGGAFGGEKDTGGGRESGSDSWKQYMRRSTATINYGSALPLAQGIEFGND
- a CDS encoding DUF1080 domain-containing protein is translated as MFFRASFVSLFFAASLSCLTEAKETADWAASVKLPAGEEAISLFNGKNLDGWEGNFELFSVNDGAIRAHNPPGVVVPMSTYLFTKDSFRNFRLLLEVKQSVGKDFHIMHSAVAALGKRISTPRNKFGFHGPLLMFCQDWGIYDAGGRGRIAPPGQKDPIHVAPYEKLGEWNQLEMLVNGNRIRIVSNGQLVCDYTEEPSRLRICPLGLQLHNNKVQQEFHFRGLIAVRSPADELVTLKE